A single genomic interval of Streptomyces sp. 1222.5 harbors:
- a CDS encoding prephenate dehydratase — MAIRPDLAGGTVRVAPLPRPLASEYAARWSELSERWAARPGSVLGTLGPAGTSSDLVARYLAAEHNLRVELHDTFDDVLDGLLLRKLDFALVPSAYAGLTRFHWHRDLRLRAFFPRATPEYGIAAAAHSRLPTGDGPVSVAAMWEVRRIYAEVVPPALRGRDVDWVDASSTQHAAQIVARGGAQLAVTNAPGVTAYGLRWMATRPGAEILWTLFDHTEEPGTDDPPDRPRTAGRQP; from the coding sequence GTGGCTATACGACCTGACCTGGCGGGCGGCACCGTCCGGGTGGCCCCGCTGCCCCGCCCCCTGGCGAGCGAGTACGCCGCGCGCTGGAGCGAACTGTCCGAGCGGTGGGCGGCCCGCCCCGGATCCGTGCTCGGCACCCTCGGCCCCGCAGGCACCTCCAGCGACCTCGTCGCGCGTTACCTCGCGGCGGAGCACAACCTGCGCGTGGAGCTGCACGACACCTTCGACGACGTGCTGGACGGACTCCTGCTGCGCAAGCTCGACTTCGCCCTGGTACCGAGCGCCTACGCGGGCCTCACCCGCTTCCACTGGCACCGGGACCTGCGGCTGCGCGCGTTCTTCCCGCGCGCCACCCCGGAGTACGGCATCGCCGCGGCCGCGCACAGCCGGCTTCCGACGGGCGACGGACCGGTGTCCGTCGCCGCGATGTGGGAGGTCCGGCGGATCTACGCCGAGGTCGTGCCGCCCGCGCTGCGCGGCCGGGACGTCGACTGGGTGGACGCCTCCTCCACCCAGCACGCCGCCCAGATCGTCGCGCGCGGCGGCGCCCAGCTCGCCGTGACGAACGCCCCGGGAGTCACGGCGTACGGACTGCGCTGGATGGCGACCCGCCCCGGCGCGGAGATCCTCTGGACCCTCTTCGACCACACGGAGGAGCCCGGGACGGACGACCCGCCGGACCGGCCACGCACCGCCGGCCGGCAACCCTGA
- a CDS encoding phenylacetate--CoA ligase family protein encodes MWLPTHGPAAEFAARYLELHRAFYNRTLTTAELDDWRRTQLAAVLEQVSTRSPFYARLLKRADLSAVTPDDLTALPFTTKADLREEMLDVLSRPLAEALFFYETTGTTGRATPCPRDGREIVASNAHVTESWSSVFRHHFGEHPPRIGLMGPTEVHSFGDTLGDVARNTGSMNAKIWPYSPVIGFQKALQLMKDLELEVVCCTPGVALTLAKAAEHYGYDLRRDFAVKLLFVTGEMCTPALAHNLEAVWGADVYNILYGSQEAFVVATACRNKRMHLSQTNYVVEVVDPETGESHGPRGTGELTLTMLTDGVKPLVRYRTGDVVDVAESDCDCEMPGDLVRIVGRTLDRIDLGGRRFTAGQIETAVLTGVTGSAGYQVVIEQDAAGQDRLTVRLELLTGLVADPEALAEAVRARTADALGVPVAVELSDGLDPIVSTGAFVSWKAARVVDRRTVTDHETSVAQRMAANRGYTT; translated from the coding sequence ATGTGGCTTCCCACGCACGGACCCGCGGCCGAGTTCGCCGCGCGGTACCTCGAACTCCACCGCGCCTTCTACAACCGCACCCTGACCACCGCCGAGCTCGACGACTGGCGCCGGACCCAGCTGGCCGCCGTCCTCGAACAGGTCAGCACCCGCTCGCCGTTCTACGCACGCCTCCTGAAGCGGGCCGACCTGTCCGCCGTCACCCCGGACGACCTCACCGCGCTGCCCTTCACCACCAAGGCCGACCTGCGCGAGGAGATGCTGGACGTCCTCAGCCGGCCGCTGGCCGAGGCCCTGTTCTTCTACGAGACGACCGGCACGACCGGACGCGCCACACCCTGCCCCCGCGACGGGCGCGAGATCGTCGCCAGCAACGCCCATGTGACCGAGTCCTGGAGCTCGGTCTTCCGGCACCACTTCGGTGAACACCCGCCGCGCATCGGCTTGATGGGACCGACCGAGGTGCACTCCTTCGGTGACACGCTCGGCGACGTCGCCCGCAACACCGGCTCCATGAACGCCAAGATCTGGCCGTACTCGCCCGTCATCGGCTTCCAGAAGGCTCTGCAGCTGATGAAGGACCTCGAACTGGAGGTCGTCTGCTGCACGCCCGGCGTCGCCCTCACCCTGGCGAAGGCCGCCGAGCACTACGGCTACGACCTGCGGCGGGACTTCGCGGTCAAGCTGCTCTTCGTCACCGGCGAGATGTGCACCCCCGCCCTCGCGCACAACCTGGAGGCGGTCTGGGGCGCCGACGTCTACAACATCCTCTACGGCTCCCAGGAAGCCTTCGTCGTCGCGACGGCCTGCCGCAACAAGCGGATGCACCTGTCCCAGACCAACTACGTCGTCGAGGTCGTCGACCCGGAGACCGGCGAGTCCCACGGCCCGCGCGGCACGGGCGAGCTGACGCTCACCATGCTGACGGACGGGGTGAAGCCGCTGGTCCGCTACCGCACGGGCGATGTCGTGGACGTGGCCGAGTCCGACTGCGACTGCGAGATGCCCGGCGACCTGGTACGGATCGTCGGACGCACCCTGGACCGCATCGACCTCGGTGGACGCCGGTTCACGGCCGGCCAGATCGAGACGGCCGTACTGACCGGGGTCACCGGGTCCGCCGGATACCAGGTGGTCATCGAACAGGACGCCGCCGGGCAGGACCGGCTCACCGTGCGACTGGAGCTCCTCACGGGCCTGGTGGCCGACCCCGAGGCCCTGGCCGAGGCGGTACGTGCACGGACGGCGGACGCCCTCGGGGTGCCCGTCGCCGTCGAGCTCAGCGACGGACTCGACCCGATCGTCAGCACCGGCGCGTTCGTGAGCTGGAAGGCCGCCCGCGTGGTGGACCGGCGCACCGTGACCGACCACGAGACCTCGGTGGCACAGCGGATGGCGGCGAACCGTGGCTATACGACCTGA
- a CDS encoding aminodeoxychorismate/anthranilate synthase component II, whose translation MKVLLVDAYDSFTHIIDQYLLSLGARTEVVRSRTRPTEELMASAPDAVVLGPGPGHPADSGHVELVHAFAGQVPLLGVCLGHQAIGLAYGARIAVADRLMHGKTSLVEHDGQGVFAGAPLPLTVTRYHSLVVREPAAPLVVTATSTDDGHVMGVRHEALDVEGVQFHPESVMTQEGMRLFRNFLDRAETPTAAALR comes from the coding sequence ATGAAGGTCCTGCTCGTGGACGCGTACGACAGCTTCACCCACATCATCGACCAGTACCTGCTCAGCCTCGGCGCACGCACCGAGGTGGTGCGCTCACGCACCCGCCCGACCGAGGAACTGATGGCCTCGGCACCCGACGCGGTCGTCCTCGGGCCGGGGCCCGGGCATCCCGCCGACTCGGGGCACGTCGAGCTGGTGCACGCCTTCGCCGGGCAGGTCCCACTGCTCGGGGTGTGTCTGGGGCACCAGGCCATCGGCCTCGCCTACGGGGCGCGGATCGCCGTCGCCGACCGGCTCATGCACGGCAAGACCAGCCTCGTCGAGCACGACGGACAGGGCGTCTTCGCCGGTGCCCCGCTCCCGCTGACCGTCACCCGCTACCACTCCCTGGTGGTCCGGGAACCGGCCGCGCCGCTCGTGGTCACGGCCACCTCCACGGACGACGGCCATGTGATGGGCGTACGCCATGAGGCCCTGGACGTGGAAGGAGTCCAGTTCCACCCGGAGAGCGTCATGACGCAGGAGGGGATGCGCCTCTTCCGCAACTTCCTGGACCGAGCCGAGACGCCCACCGCCGCCGCACTGCGATAG
- a CDS encoding anthranilate synthase component I family protein, whose product MTSDALAYVDALNLYQELSAVRSQDDVFLFESLDGPDQDRHFAAVGCGRLAELRVYADRVDLVAPGELGEALTAAVSAAAGRPPGHAGDTNSWPLAGPDTVWRVLRAAQGAFDLDTDVPTGTFAFGFLTTLSYEAAWAIEDLPAQRTASDLPRCTLTLFQDTVWYDLRDGGVLHLAAHGPQFDDTTLELRAAVDRARSRGNTRPAVPDAPRPRSVRDTVDEETFTARARRCLEHIGVGDSYQIQIGHRVDVESELTPVQVYRRLSHRNPSPYMYLVPWAGRTVIGASPELFVRMKDGDISMRPIAGTTPRAADPAEDARRVAELRASAKEQAEHVMLVDLCRNDIGRVCVPDTLCVDTMMEVEPFAYVHHLVSTVSGRVRDGLDVWASVRATFPAGTMTGAPKLRAMEIINDLEDEPRGIYAGALGLVDVRGFAVLALCIRTVVHDGVRYSTQASAGVVADSEPVAEWRETLAKMSAAYWALTGEELLA is encoded by the coding sequence GTGACGTCGGACGCACTTGCTTACGTCGATGCCCTCAATCTTTACCAGGAATTGTCCGCCGTCCGGTCGCAGGACGACGTCTTTCTCTTCGAAAGCCTCGACGGCCCCGACCAGGACCGCCACTTCGCCGCCGTCGGCTGCGGACGCCTGGCCGAACTGCGGGTGTACGCCGACCGTGTGGACCTCGTCGCCCCCGGCGAGCTCGGCGAGGCGCTCACCGCCGCCGTCTCGGCCGCCGCCGGCCGGCCCCCGGGGCACGCCGGTGACACGAACAGCTGGCCCCTGGCCGGCCCGGACACCGTGTGGCGGGTGCTGCGGGCGGCACAGGGAGCCTTCGACCTCGACACCGACGTACCCACCGGCACCTTCGCCTTCGGCTTCCTCACGACCCTGTCGTACGAGGCGGCGTGGGCCATCGAGGACCTGCCCGCCCAGCGCACCGCATCCGATCTGCCGCGCTGCACCCTGACCCTCTTCCAGGACACCGTCTGGTACGACCTGCGCGACGGCGGAGTGCTCCATCTCGCCGCCCACGGACCGCAGTTCGACGACACCACCCTCGAGCTGCGGGCAGCGGTGGACCGTGCGCGGTCGAGGGGAAACACACGGCCGGCGGTGCCCGACGCGCCGCGCCCTCGTTCGGTGCGCGACACGGTGGACGAGGAGACGTTCACCGCCCGAGCCCGGCGGTGCCTGGAACACATCGGGGTCGGCGACAGCTACCAGATCCAGATCGGCCACCGCGTCGACGTGGAGAGTGAACTGACACCTGTACAGGTCTACCGGCGACTCAGCCACCGCAACCCGTCCCCCTACATGTACCTCGTGCCCTGGGCGGGCCGCACCGTCATCGGGGCCAGCCCCGAGCTGTTCGTGCGCATGAAGGACGGCGACATCTCGATGCGGCCCATCGCGGGTACCACGCCCCGGGCCGCCGATCCGGCCGAGGACGCCCGCCGGGTCGCCGAGCTGCGCGCGAGCGCCAAGGAACAGGCCGAGCACGTCATGCTGGTCGACCTGTGCCGCAACGACATCGGACGGGTGTGCGTGCCCGACACCCTGTGCGTCGACACGATGATGGAGGTGGAACCCTTCGCCTACGTCCACCACCTGGTGTCGACGGTCTCCGGCCGGGTCCGTGACGGCCTCGACGTGTGGGCGTCGGTCCGTGCGACCTTCCCCGCGGGCACCATGACCGGCGCGCCCAAACTGCGGGCCATGGAGATCATCAACGATCTGGAGGACGAGCCCCGCGGCATTTACGCCGGCGCGCTCGGCCTTGTCGACGTGCGCGGCTTCGCGGTCCTCGCGCTGTGCATCCGCACCGTCGTCCACGACGGCGTCCGCTACAGCACCCAGGCGTCGGCCGGGGTGGTCGCGGACTCCGAGCCGGTCGCCGAATGGCGCGAGACGCTGGCCAAGATGAGCGCCGCCTACTGGGCGCTGACCGGTGAGGAGCTGCTCGCATGA
- a CDS encoding PLP-dependent aminotransferase family protein, whose amino-acid sequence MQLRESLRNLVESGTLKPGTRIPSTRQLAVDIGVSRSVVVEAYDQLAAEGYLTSRRGSGTSVAEHTGGQAAASALAPPTEEAGADAMWDLRTGTSNTIDFPRAEWLRCATAVINEAGHQELGYAPLAGVLHARHVLTGHLGRVRGVRNRPEDLMITSGFAQGLALVCRVLLDRGHTALAVEDPGHPGEREFIATSGLRPVGIPVDEDGIDIERLGASGARAVLVTPANQFPTGVRLSRERRAQLVAWAREVSGYVLEDDFDSGLLDTADRPPALQSLAPDRVVYAGSASKTLAPALRLGWLVGPSELMASVEHVRAGWDIGCSGFEQLTFARFVDTGAFDRHQRRLRSEFRRRRRTVLGHLDTQLPGAWPLGGAGGLQAYIRLPPHIDEQALVRAARRRSVLLRGGRHYRASTAASPPALVISYATANCAALSRSLTEVGSAYREQLDRHDRSAQPSM is encoded by the coding sequence ATGCAATTGCGGGAGTCCCTCCGAAACTTGGTTGAGAGTGGAACTTTAAAGCCCGGAACTCGCATTCCCTCGACCCGTCAGCTCGCCGTCGACATCGGGGTTTCCCGCAGCGTCGTGGTCGAGGCGTACGACCAGCTCGCGGCCGAGGGCTATCTGACGAGCCGACGCGGTTCCGGCACCTCCGTCGCCGAGCACACCGGCGGACAGGCAGCCGCCTCCGCCCTCGCGCCCCCCACCGAGGAAGCGGGCGCCGACGCCATGTGGGACCTGCGCACCGGCACGTCCAACACCATCGACTTCCCGCGCGCGGAGTGGCTCCGCTGTGCCACCGCCGTGATCAACGAGGCGGGTCACCAGGAGCTCGGCTACGCTCCGCTGGCCGGAGTCCTCCACGCCCGGCACGTCCTGACCGGCCATCTCGGCCGCGTGCGCGGGGTACGCAACCGGCCCGAGGACCTGATGATCACCTCCGGCTTCGCCCAGGGCCTGGCCCTGGTCTGCAGGGTCCTGCTCGATCGGGGGCACACCGCGCTGGCGGTCGAGGACCCGGGCCATCCGGGCGAGCGCGAGTTCATCGCCACGTCGGGACTGCGGCCCGTCGGCATCCCCGTCGACGAGGACGGAATCGATATCGAGCGCCTCGGGGCGAGCGGCGCGCGGGCCGTGCTGGTCACGCCCGCCAACCAGTTCCCCACCGGCGTACGCCTGAGCCGTGAGCGCCGCGCACAGCTCGTCGCCTGGGCGCGTGAGGTGAGCGGCTACGTCCTGGAGGACGACTTCGACAGCGGCCTGCTGGACACCGCCGACCGGCCGCCCGCCCTGCAGAGCCTCGCACCGGACCGCGTCGTCTACGCGGGCAGCGCCAGCAAGACCCTCGCCCCGGCGCTGCGGCTCGGCTGGCTGGTGGGCCCGTCCGAGCTCATGGCGTCGGTCGAGCACGTACGCGCGGGCTGGGACATCGGCTGCTCGGGTTTCGAACAGCTCACCTTCGCGCGCTTCGTCGACACCGGTGCCTTCGACCGTCACCAGCGCAGGCTCCGCTCCGAGTTCCGCCGCCGCCGTCGGACCGTGCTCGGTCACCTCGACACCCAGCTCCCGGGCGCGTGGCCGCTGGGCGGCGCCGGCGGTCTCCAGGCCTACATCCGGCTCCCGCCCCACATCGACGAGCAGGCACTCGTCCGCGCCGCCCGCCGCCGCTCGGTGCTCCTGCGCGGCGGCCGCCACTACCGCGCGTCCACCGCCGCGAGCCCACCCGCCCTCGTCATCAGCTACGCGACGGCCAACTGCGCGGCCCTGTCCCGCAGCCTCACCGAAGTGGGCTCGGCCTACCGGGAACAGCTGGACCGGCACGACAGGAGCGCTCAGCCCTCGATGTGA
- a CDS encoding SWIM zinc finger family protein, which produces MTATGQPRPADAARRALREARERTEAERDEPAGSAPTAAEDAVPDADAPQDHTGEAEGPLDETAATAGADGTAALTGSDSCAGPGQGAEPRPGNAARAALRAAIADRRGDADGHATADADEPAREQTPDPEPTATTRAVTAGAAGGHRPGDAAREALRAARREARRAEEAEPRNERRTTARPVTAPSRAARGRTAHDMRNYLANAFRMPTWAEEPEGAEEPEGTSEKKGSRETQGTEETAPGPEKPADETASDETAPDEPTPSPALDPVPAPAPPAPAVPHAPSTMATFHRDTELRRTFPAFAVRAGAEEGTEFAGTWWGNAWVEALERGALDPKRLARGRGYADQGKVDAITVTPGLVLAYVRGSRPRPYRVQVRVRTLADDDWARFLDAAADRPGHIAALLDKELPQSLADCGVPLLPGPGDLAPRCSCPDSGHPCKHAAALCYQMARLLDADPFVLLLLRGRGEKELLDALSRRSAARAARAAQERQPQSLPGVRATDALAPRRLPPLPPPAPVPPHPEQPPVYPAAPGGPDPFALDQLATDAAARAHALLGTGRDPVGELTLWQDAVRLAAGRPGSGLTAATRTLYSTLATAVGRTTADLARAVAAWRQGGPEGLAVLEEPWDPPAGRFDRARPLLLAADLPAFRPWRNRLTHPRGHVQLRLGRDGLWYAYESEPGQEDWWPRGTPDLDPVGALTGLGTPDDL; this is translated from the coding sequence ATGACGGCCACCGGGCAGCCGCGCCCCGCCGACGCCGCCCGCCGCGCCCTGCGGGAGGCGCGGGAGCGCACGGAGGCGGAGCGGGACGAACCGGCCGGGTCGGCGCCGACTGCGGCGGAGGACGCGGTACCGGACGCGGACGCGCCGCAGGACCACACCGGCGAGGCCGAGGGGCCTCTCGACGAGACCGCTGCGACCGCGGGTGCCGACGGCACGGCCGCCCTGACGGGCTCGGATTCCTGCGCCGGGCCCGGGCAGGGCGCGGAGCCGAGGCCGGGGAACGCGGCGCGGGCCGCCCTCCGGGCCGCCATCGCCGACCGCCGGGGCGACGCCGACGGTCACGCGACCGCCGATGCCGACGAACCGGCCCGGGAACAGACCCCCGACCCGGAACCGACCGCCACGACGCGTGCGGTGACCGCCGGTGCCGCGGGCGGACACCGCCCCGGGGACGCCGCCCGTGAGGCGCTCCGTGCGGCCCGGCGGGAGGCACGGCGCGCGGAGGAGGCGGAACCCCGGAACGAGAGGCGCACCACCGCACGTCCGGTTACGGCCCCGTCCCGCGCCGCGCGGGGCAGGACCGCCCACGACATGCGGAACTACCTGGCGAACGCCTTCCGCATGCCCACCTGGGCCGAGGAACCCGAGGGAGCGGAGGAGCCGGAGGGGACGTCGGAGAAGAAGGGGAGTCGGGAGACGCAGGGGACCGAGGAGACGGCGCCCGGCCCGGAGAAGCCCGCCGACGAGACGGCCTCCGACGAGACGGCCCCCGACGAGCCGACCCCGTCCCCGGCCCTGGACCCCGTCCCGGCACCGGCGCCCCCCGCCCCCGCCGTCCCCCACGCGCCGTCCACCATGGCCACTTTCCACCGGGACACGGAACTGCGGCGTACGTTCCCGGCGTTCGCGGTGCGCGCGGGTGCCGAGGAGGGTACGGAGTTCGCCGGGACCTGGTGGGGGAACGCCTGGGTCGAGGCGCTGGAGCGGGGTGCGCTGGACCCCAAGCGGCTGGCCCGCGGCCGCGGTTACGCGGACCAGGGCAAGGTGGACGCCATCACCGTCACACCGGGGCTCGTGCTCGCCTACGTGCGCGGAAGCCGGCCGCGGCCGTACCGCGTGCAGGTGCGGGTGCGCACCCTGGCGGACGACGACTGGGCACGCTTCCTGGACGCGGCCGCCGACCGGCCGGGACACATCGCCGCGCTGCTCGACAAGGAGCTGCCCCAGTCCCTCGCCGACTGCGGTGTACCCCTGCTGCCCGGCCCCGGTGACCTGGCCCCCCGGTGCAGCTGCCCCGACTCCGGGCACCCCTGCAAGCACGCCGCCGCCCTCTGCTACCAGATGGCACGCCTGCTCGACGCCGACCCCTTCGTGCTGCTCCTGTTGCGCGGCCGGGGCGAGAAGGAGCTGCTCGACGCGCTCTCCCGGCGCAGCGCCGCCCGGGCGGCCCGCGCCGCGCAGGAACGTCAGCCGCAGTCCCTGCCCGGCGTGCGCGCCACCGACGCCCTCGCGCCCCGCCGACTGCCGCCGCTGCCCCCACCGGCGCCGGTCCCGCCGCACCCCGAGCAGCCCCCGGTCTATCCGGCCGCGCCCGGCGGCCCCGATCCCTTCGCGCTGGACCAGCTGGCGACCGACGCCGCCGCCCGCGCCCACGCGCTGCTCGGCACCGGCCGCGACCCGGTCGGCGAACTGACCCTGTGGCAGGACGCGGTACGCCTCGCCGCGGGCCGCCCCGGCTCGGGCCTGACCGCGGCCACCCGCACGCTGTACTCCACGCTCGCCACGGCCGTCGGCCGCACCACGGCCGACCTCGCCCGGGCCGTCGCGGCCTGGCGGCAGGGCGGTCCGGAGGGGCTGGCCGTCCTGGAGGAGCCCTGGGATCCGCCGGCCGGCCGCTTCGACCGGGCCCGCCCGCTGCTGCTCGCCGCCGACCTGCCCGCGTTCCGCCCGTGGCGCAACCGCCTCACCCATCCACGCGGTCACGTCCAGCTCCGCCTCGGCCGCGACGGCCTCTGGTACGCCTACGAGTCGGAGCCCGGTCAGGAGGACTGGTGGCCCCGCGGCACCCCGGACCTCGACCCGGTGGGTGCCCTGACGGGGCTCGGCACCCCGGACGACCTGTGA
- a CDS encoding DEAD/DEAH box helicase, whose product MSGGPAAVAERAAASARAGNPVPVRLASVYLPAPLPREGRIAFWDPDDGPLPADGGTGGDPAELTVVRRHGRGARRRQVPALTLPLAEALPLLVRARRDPAAHPATACWGAAALHALRLVARGRLLPGLTPSGHDAWRAGPLEPDDIAHLRAIAAALPPEGHAVPLPDPGPLRLPEPEALVRSFLDAVADTLPRTPAAPYTSGRPFAAREPQSLPQAHAWAAEVAAGMDAGVRISLRLDLSAYDLFDAGSADGARGAGAAIVQVHSLADPTLVADAAALWAGEADTAFGPRARVDAALAVRRAARVWQPLDRLAEQDVPDVLALSEEELGELLGVAASRLGAAGVAVHWPRDLARDLTAAAVVRPAPGSATDGTGFFESEDLLRFRWQLALGGEPLSEAEMDMLAEAHRPVVRLRDSWVLVDPALVRKARKRELGLLDPVDALSVALTGTAEVDGETVEAVPVGALATLRDRLTTGLSPADPPAGLAATLRDYQLRGLAWLDLMTSLGLGGCLADDMGLGKTITLIALHLQRARSEPTLVICPASLLGNWQREITRFAPGVPVRRFHGPDRSLDGPGGGFVLTTYGTMRSAAARLAEQPWGMVVADEAQHVKNPYSATAKALRTIPAPARVALTGTPVENNLSELWALLDWTTPGLLGPLKSFRARHARAVENGEDEEAVQRLARLVRPFLLRRKKSDPGIVPELPPKTETDHPVPLTREQAALYEAVVRESLLAIETADGIARRGLVLKLLGALKQICDHPALYLKEDPRADRLAARSGKLALLDELLDTLLAEDGSALVFTQYVGMARLITAHLSARAVPVDLLHGGTPVPERERMVDRFQNGETPVLVLSLKAAGTGLNLTRAGHVVHFDRWWNPAVEEQATDRAYRIGQTQPVQVHRLVTEGTVEDRIAEMLESKRALADAVLGSGEAALTELTDRELSDLVSLRRTS is encoded by the coding sequence ATGAGCGGCGGTCCGGCGGCGGTGGCCGAGCGCGCGGCGGCATCCGCGCGGGCCGGGAACCCGGTCCCGGTCCGTCTCGCGTCGGTCTACCTGCCCGCACCCCTCCCGCGCGAGGGCCGCATCGCCTTCTGGGACCCCGACGACGGCCCCCTGCCCGCCGACGGCGGCACCGGCGGTGACCCGGCCGAACTGACGGTCGTACGACGCCACGGCAGGGGCGCGCGCCGCCGGCAGGTCCCCGCCCTGACCCTGCCGCTCGCCGAGGCCCTGCCGTTGCTGGTCCGGGCCCGCCGCGACCCGGCCGCCCACCCGGCCACGGCATGCTGGGGCGCCGCCGCCCTGCACGCCCTGCGACTGGTCGCCCGCGGCCGCCTGCTGCCCGGCCTCACCCCGAGCGGCCACGACGCCTGGCGCGCCGGCCCCCTGGAGCCCGACGACATCGCCCACCTGCGCGCGATCGCCGCCGCCCTGCCCCCGGAGGGCCACGCCGTGCCCCTCCCCGACCCCGGACCGCTCCGGCTGCCCGAGCCGGAGGCCCTGGTCCGTTCGTTCCTGGACGCGGTCGCCGACACCCTGCCCCGCACCCCCGCGGCCCCCTACACCTCCGGCCGGCCCTTCGCCGCCCGCGAGCCCCAGTCCCTGCCGCAGGCCCACGCGTGGGCCGCCGAGGTCGCCGCCGGGATGGACGCCGGCGTGCGGATCTCGCTCCGGCTCGACCTGTCCGCGTACGACCTCTTCGACGCCGGCTCGGCCGACGGCGCGCGCGGCGCCGGGGCGGCCATCGTGCAGGTGCACAGCCTCGCCGACCCCACCCTGGTCGCCGACGCGGCGGCCCTGTGGGCGGGAGAGGCCGACACCGCGTTCGGGCCCCGCGCGCGCGTCGACGCGGCCCTCGCCGTCCGGCGCGCGGCCCGCGTGTGGCAGCCCCTCGACCGGCTCGCGGAACAGGACGTGCCCGACGTCCTCGCCCTGTCCGAGGAGGAGCTGGGCGAACTGCTCGGCGTCGCGGCGAGCCGTCTGGGCGCCGCGGGCGTCGCCGTGCACTGGCCCCGGGACCTCGCCCGCGACCTGACGGCCGCGGCGGTCGTCCGGCCCGCACCCGGCTCGGCGACCGACGGCACCGGCTTCTTCGAGAGCGAGGACCTGCTCCGGTTCCGCTGGCAGCTGGCGCTCGGCGGTGAACCGCTCAGCGAGGCCGAGATGGACATGCTCGCCGAGGCCCACCGGCCGGTCGTACGGCTGCGGGACAGCTGGGTGCTGGTCGACCCGGCCCTCGTCCGCAAGGCCCGCAAGCGCGAGCTGGGCCTGCTCGACCCGGTCGACGCGCTGTCCGTCGCGCTCACCGGCACCGCCGAGGTCGACGGCGAGACCGTCGAGGCCGTGCCCGTCGGCGCCCTGGCCACCCTCCGTGACCGGCTCACGACCGGCCTGAGCCCCGCGGACCCGCCCGCCGGTCTCGCCGCCACCCTCCGCGACTACCAGCTGCGCGGCCTCGCCTGGCTCGACCTGATGACCTCGCTCGGTCTCGGCGGTTGCCTCGCCGACGACATGGGCCTCGGCAAGACGATCACACTCATCGCCCTGCATCTGCAGCGGGCGCGCAGCGAGCCGACCCTCGTGATCTGCCCCGCGTCCCTGCTGGGCAACTGGCAGCGCGAGATCACCCGGTTCGCGCCCGGCGTCCCCGTCCGCCGCTTCCACGGCCCCGACCGCAGCCTGGACGGCCCGGGCGGCGGCTTCGTCCTCACCACGTACGGCACCATGCGCTCCGCCGCGGCCCGCCTCGCCGAGCAGCCCTGGGGCATGGTCGTCGCGGACGAGGCCCAGCACGTGAAGAACCCCTACTCGGCCACCGCCAAGGCGCTGCGCACCATCCCGGCCCCCGCGCGCGTGGCGCTCACCGGCACACCGGTGGAGAACAACCTCTCCGAGCTGTGGGCCCTGCTCGACTGGACCACCCCCGGGCTGCTCGGCCCGCTCAAGTCCTTCCGCGCCCGGCACGCCCGCGCGGTGGAGAACGGCGAGGACGAGGAAGCGGTGCAGCGCCTGGCCCGCCTCGTCCGCCCCTTCCTTCTGCGCCGCAAGAAGTCCGACCCCGGCATCGTGCCCGAACTGCCGCCCAAGACCGAGACGGACCACCCGGTTCCGCTCACCCGCGAGCAGGCCGCGCTGTACGAGGCGGTGGTGCGCGAGTCGCTGCTGGCCATCGAGACCGCCGACGGCATCGCCCGCCGCGGCCTCGTCCTGAAGCTGCTCGGCGCCCTCAAGCAGATCTGCGACCACCCGGCGCTGTACCTGAAGGAGGACCCGCGCGCCGACCGGCTCGCGGCCCGGTCCGGCAAACTCGCCCTCTTGGACGAGCTGTTGGACACCCTGCTCGCCGAGGACGGCTCGGCGCTGGTCTTCACCCAGTACGTCGGCATGGCCCGCCTCATCACCGCGCACCTCTCCGCCCGCGCGGTCCCCGTGGACCTGCTGCACGGTGGCACCCCGGTGCCGGAGCGCGAGCGCATGGTGGACCGCTTCCAGAACGGCGAGACCCCCGTCCTGGTGCTGTCCCTGAAGGCGGCCGGCACCGGCCTGAACCTCACCCGGGCGGGCCATGTCGTCCACTTCGACCGCTGGTGGAACCCGGCGGTCGAGGAGCAGGCCACCGACCGCGCCTACCGGATCGGCCAGACCCAGCCCGTCCAGGTCCACCGTCTGGTCACCGAGGGCACGGTCGAGGACCGCATCGCCGAGATGCTGGAGTCCAAGCGGGCCCTGGCCGACGCCGTTCTCGGTTCCGGCGAGGCGGCGCTGACCGAGCTGACCGACCGTGAACTGTCCGACCTCGTCTCGCTGCGGAGGACGTCATGA